A genome region from Chengkuizengella sp. SCS-71B includes the following:
- a CDS encoding DUF1540 domain-containing protein has product MPQVKCSVANCEYWAAGNNCVAEKINIDVDEHANMNFNEEFAKENFNSNHQDIASRESNTCCHTFKKKS; this is encoded by the coding sequence ATGCCGCAAGTAAAATGCAGCGTGGCAAATTGTGAATATTGGGCAGCTGGAAACAACTGTGTTGCAGAGAAAATCAATATTGATGTAGATGAACATGCAAATATGAATTTTAATGAAGAATTCGCAAAGGAAAACTTTAATTCCAATCATCAGGATATTGCTTCAAGGGAATCGAATACGTGCTGTCACACGTTTAAAAAGAAGTCATAA
- the glyS gene encoding glycine--tRNA ligase subunit beta translates to MNKDLLIEIGMEEIPSRFIRDAVNLLEKKISEWLKESRVHFSKTKIYATPRRLAVIVDDVSPKQSDLRSEVKGPSKKIAQNDQGEWSKAALGFARSQGVEPSSLFFKELNGVEYVYAVKNEVGIETKNILSQGISKIVTSMVYPKNMRWGKHELKYVRPIRWIVALYGEEVIPMEITEVHAGRKSRGHRFLGDEVNIDLPSTYVTQLKEQYVYADSEERQKLIVGQIEALSKEKNWHISVKEDLLEEVLFLVEYPTVLFGSFQPEFLEIPQEVLITSMREHQRYFPVFDQNQKLLPHFVTVRNGDKKSLDVVARGNEKVLKARLADARFFYQEDQNFPIEKALAKLEKIVYHEELGTVGDKVRRIRLISDQISKFLSSNDEVKKQVSRASTICKFDLVTQMVYEFPELQGVMGEDYALKAGEDPVVSRAIFEHYQPRFSGDSSPESTVGAIISIADKMDSIIGCFSIGIIPTGSQDPYALRRSAAGIVQIILDHDLSINLSNLFDICIEVYEENNLLKTEISDLRSKCLEFFSLRIKNVLTDMKLRYDVIDAVMATDINNIPSVIRRGKALMDFVEHTDIKLIIESFNRVDNLASKAENEIIEQEYFEETVEKELFNVWKQIHPKFIEKLDASLEFEALEMLKQLQAPITDFFESVMVMSEDENLKRNRLSLLANISSDINKIADFQKIVL, encoded by the coding sequence ATGAATAAGGATCTATTGATAGAAATTGGGATGGAAGAAATACCTTCCAGATTTATTCGTGATGCTGTTAATTTACTCGAGAAAAAAATAAGTGAATGGTTAAAGGAGTCTAGAGTTCATTTTTCAAAAACTAAAATTTACGCTACTCCGCGCCGTTTGGCCGTTATTGTTGATGATGTATCACCAAAACAATCAGATCTTAGAAGTGAAGTGAAGGGTCCTTCAAAAAAAATTGCTCAAAATGATCAAGGTGAATGGAGTAAAGCTGCATTAGGTTTTGCAAGAAGTCAAGGTGTTGAGCCATCCAGCCTGTTTTTCAAAGAGTTAAATGGTGTAGAGTACGTCTATGCTGTTAAAAATGAGGTAGGTATTGAAACAAAAAATATATTGTCTCAGGGTATCAGTAAGATTGTTACTTCTATGGTTTATCCTAAAAATATGCGCTGGGGGAAGCATGAATTAAAATACGTTCGTCCGATTCGATGGATTGTTGCTTTATATGGTGAGGAAGTAATCCCAATGGAAATTACAGAAGTACATGCTGGTAGAAAGTCAAGAGGACACCGTTTCCTTGGAGATGAGGTAAACATAGACCTTCCATCTACGTATGTAACTCAATTAAAAGAGCAATATGTATATGCTGATTCAGAGGAGAGACAAAAACTAATTGTTGGACAAATTGAAGCACTCTCTAAAGAAAAAAACTGGCATATATCAGTAAAAGAAGACTTATTAGAGGAAGTTCTTTTTCTAGTTGAATACCCAACTGTACTATTTGGTTCCTTTCAACCAGAGTTTTTGGAAATACCACAAGAAGTATTGATTACATCCATGAGAGAACATCAACGTTATTTTCCAGTTTTTGATCAAAATCAAAAATTATTACCTCATTTTGTGACGGTCAGAAATGGAGACAAGAAGTCGTTAGACGTAGTAGCAAGAGGTAATGAAAAAGTATTAAAAGCAAGATTAGCAGATGCAAGATTTTTCTATCAAGAAGATCAGAATTTTCCAATCGAAAAAGCACTAGCTAAACTAGAGAAAATTGTATACCATGAAGAATTAGGTACCGTTGGGGATAAAGTGAGAAGAATCAGACTAATATCTGACCAAATTTCAAAGTTTTTATCCTCAAATGATGAAGTGAAAAAACAAGTATCAAGAGCTTCAACTATCTGTAAGTTTGATCTTGTAACCCAAATGGTTTACGAATTTCCTGAATTACAAGGGGTAATGGGGGAAGATTATGCGCTAAAGGCTGGTGAAGATCCAGTTGTATCACGAGCTATTTTTGAACATTATCAACCTCGTTTTTCTGGTGATTCTTCACCTGAATCTACGGTTGGAGCTATTATCAGTATTGCAGATAAAATGGATAGTATTATTGGTTGTTTTTCTATTGGGATAATTCCTACTGGTTCTCAAGATCCATATGCGTTACGTAGAAGCGCAGCTGGAATAGTTCAAATCATATTGGATCATGATTTAAGTATCAATTTATCTAATTTATTTGATATTTGTATCGAAGTATATGAAGAGAATAATCTCTTGAAGACAGAAATTTCAGATCTTCGTTCAAAATGTTTAGAATTTTTCTCATTAAGAATTAAAAATGTACTGACTGATATGAAATTAAGATATGATGTGATTGATGCTGTAATGGCAACTGACATTAACAATATTCCATCTGTTATAAGACGAGGTAAAGCATTGATGGATTTTGTAGAACATACTGATATTAAGCTGATTATAGAATCGTTTAATCGTGTAGATAATTTAGCATCTAAAGCAGAAAATGAAATTATAGAACAAGAGTATTTTGAAGAAACAGTTGAAAAAGAACTATTTAATGTATGGAAACAAATACATCCTAAGTTTATAGAAAAATTAGATGCATCATTGGAGTTTGAAGCGCTGGAGATGTTAAAACAATTGCAAGCTCCGATTACTGACTTTTTTGAGAGTGTCATGGTTATGAGTGAGGATGAAAACTTAAAAAGAAATCGATTATCTTTATTAGCTAATATATCTTCTGATATTAATAAAATAGCTGATTTCCAAAAAATAGTCCTATAA
- a CDS encoding DUF3907 family protein, with translation MTKDNVKNLCEITKEKLKGVIDNTEEFLNHHSLTQLNIDNDNEMEQFYRDILSDLRHLLVFSEVFYEKIGICLRRPSFNLDFSEKVLFDVYHRCLNSFYYPKHECYAEDGRYAYTGEDAIRFRKKPTREIRDLILGLSKTFEELRDDLAFYETDYMTEKKLQGKSV, from the coding sequence ATGACTAAAGACAATGTGAAAAATTTGTGTGAAATTACAAAAGAAAAATTAAAGGGAGTCATTGATAACACAGAAGAATTTTTAAATCATCATTCATTAACTCAACTAAACATAGACAATGATAATGAAATGGAGCAGTTTTATCGAGATATTTTATCTGATCTTCGACACTTATTAGTGTTTTCAGAAGTTTTCTATGAAAAAATTGGCATCTGCTTACGAAGACCTAGTTTTAATTTAGATTTCTCTGAAAAGGTTTTGTTTGATGTTTACCATAGATGTTTAAATTCATTTTACTATCCTAAACACGAATGTTATGCAGAAGATGGCAGATATGCATATACAGGTGAAGATGCAATTCGCTTTAGAAAAAAACCAACACGAGAAATTAGAGACCTTATACTTGGGTTATCTAAAACATTTGAGGAATTACGTGATGATCTTGCGTTTTATGAAACAGATTATATGACAGAGAAAAAATTACAAGGAAAAAGTGTGTAA
- the dnaG gene encoding DNA primase, which yields MSNLGIPDEIIETVLKQHDIVDVISKYVHLSKQGRNLKGLCPFHSEKTPSFTVSPDKQIFNCFGCGIGGNVVKFMMEIENYSFPEAIQQLSEDADIPFLWHNQSDHPEQQKEKSDLLRAHELSQTLFHYILKNTAHGKVALEYLNNRGFSLKLMNQFQIGYAPSMRNTLTEFLHKRDFSLSLMEQGGLLSETGQQQHVDRFRDRIIFPIANARGKVIAFAGRALGDGQPKYLNSPETILFNKSKTLYNFYQAKSEIRRTGRIVLFEGYADVIKAWDAGVLNGVATMGTAVTREHVTTLKRYADQIILCFDGDEAGQTAAIKNLSILEKMKFQVYVAMLPDQMDPDEYITAHGSDRFKKEIVENAVTATKYKILFLRKRFRLNDANERLRYIRSSIKIIAELESPTEREHYIKEIANDFDYSFETLKQEMFEIRQEAEKKHFKGDNNVNRWNNVMNGSGREVVPSLLPAFHNAEKNLLAIMMHSREITTYVEKEIGDQFNVEVHGAIAAYLYAFFAQHEKPDISKFLTMLRNDELENVASSISLIGDNHATNSKVIDDYIKQIKNNSQKHIIKQKRLERDQAERAGDYIRAAEIGKEIITLERNHK from the coding sequence GTGTCAAATTTAGGTATTCCAGATGAAATTATTGAAACCGTCTTAAAACAGCATGATATTGTAGATGTGATTAGTAAGTATGTTCATTTATCAAAACAAGGAAGAAATCTAAAAGGACTTTGTCCGTTTCATTCTGAGAAAACCCCTTCATTTACAGTTTCACCCGACAAACAAATTTTTAATTGCTTTGGTTGTGGAATAGGTGGTAATGTAGTCAAATTCATGATGGAAATAGAAAATTATTCATTTCCAGAAGCGATTCAACAATTGTCTGAAGATGCAGATATTCCATTCCTTTGGCATAATCAAAGTGATCATCCAGAACAGCAGAAAGAAAAGTCTGATTTATTAAGAGCACATGAGTTATCTCAAACTTTGTTTCATTATATATTAAAAAATACTGCACATGGAAAAGTAGCTTTAGAATACTTGAACAATAGAGGTTTCTCATTAAAGCTTATGAATCAATTTCAGATCGGTTATGCCCCATCGATGCGAAATACCTTGACTGAGTTTTTACATAAAAGAGATTTTTCACTATCTTTGATGGAGCAAGGTGGACTTTTATCTGAAACGGGTCAACAGCAGCATGTCGACCGATTTCGGGATCGTATCATCTTCCCTATTGCAAATGCAAGAGGAAAAGTAATTGCCTTTGCAGGAAGAGCTCTAGGGGATGGTCAACCAAAATATTTAAATTCACCCGAAACCATCCTATTTAATAAGAGTAAAACATTGTATAACTTTTATCAGGCAAAATCTGAAATTAGACGAACTGGGCGAATTGTCTTATTTGAAGGGTATGCAGATGTCATCAAAGCGTGGGATGCAGGGGTATTAAACGGAGTAGCAACAATGGGGACTGCTGTTACCCGAGAACATGTAACCACCTTAAAGCGATATGCTGATCAAATTATTTTGTGTTTTGATGGAGATGAAGCTGGTCAAACAGCAGCCATAAAAAATCTATCGATATTAGAAAAAATGAAATTTCAAGTTTATGTTGCTATGCTACCTGACCAAATGGATCCTGATGAATATATTACAGCTCATGGTTCAGATCGTTTTAAAAAAGAGATTGTTGAGAATGCTGTAACTGCTACAAAGTATAAAATATTGTTTTTAAGAAAAAGATTTAGGTTAAATGATGCAAATGAAAGATTACGTTATATTCGGTCCTCTATAAAAATTATAGCTGAACTTGAATCACCCACTGAAAGAGAACATTATATAAAAGAAATAGCAAATGATTTTGATTATTCATTTGAAACTTTAAAACAAGAAATGTTTGAGATCAGGCAGGAAGCAGAAAAAAAACACTTTAAAGGGGATAATAACGTAAATCGGTGGAATAATGTAATGAATGGAAGTGGCAGGGAGGTTGTCCCTTCACTATTACCTGCTTTTCATAATGCGGAAAAGAATTTATTGGCCATTATGATGCATAGTCGAGAGATAACGACTTATGTTGAAAAAGAGATAGGTGATCAGTTTAATGTAGAAGTTCATGGTGCCATTGCAGCTTATTTATATGCATTTTTTGCTCAACATGAGAAACCTGATATTAGTAAATTTTTAACAATGCTGCGGAATGATGAACTGGAAAATGTAGCTAGTTCCATTTCACTTATAGGTGATAATCATGCTACGAATTCGAAAGTCATTGATGATTATATTAAACAAATCAAAAATAATTCACAAAAGCATATTATAAAACAAAAGAGACTAGAAAGAGATCAAGCAGAACGAGCAGGAGATTATATACGGGCTGCAGAAATAGGAAAAGAGATTATAACCCTAGAGAGAAACCATAAATGA
- a CDS encoding Nif3-like dinuclear metal center hexameric protein: MFAKGQTITQILEQWTPKYYAVPDDKIGLQLGTLNKVVKNVLVTLDVTEEVVDEAIEKDIQLIIAHHPIIFRPLKHIQTDLSAGKIYEKCIKNDIAVYIAHTNLDVAEGGINDMMANALGLTSLSPLEEVHTEKLSKLVVFVPEEAHNNVLKSIFAAGAGWIGEYSHCSFNIKGQGTFLANENTDPYIGEKGKLTKATEIRIETIVPQNIQRKVVQAMLKAHPYEEVAYDIYPMDLKGKSFGLGRVGRLPEKKTLADLVATVKENFNVPMVRTVGDLNKPISKVAVLGGSGSRYVQQAKYAGADVLITGDIDFHTAQDALADGLSIIDPGHHAEKIMIKHVSDYLQTEFSSKKIGSNVIQSTTNTDPFTFL; the protein is encoded by the coding sequence GTGTTTGCAAAGGGACAAACAATAACCCAAATCTTAGAGCAATGGACACCTAAATATTATGCAGTTCCGGATGATAAAATAGGTTTACAACTAGGGACATTAAACAAAGTAGTTAAAAATGTATTGGTGACTTTAGATGTTACAGAAGAAGTTGTTGATGAAGCGATTGAAAAAGATATTCAATTGATTATTGCCCATCATCCCATTATTTTCAGACCATTAAAACATATTCAAACAGATTTATCAGCAGGAAAAATTTACGAAAAATGCATCAAAAATGATATTGCTGTTTATATTGCACATACGAATCTTGATGTTGCAGAAGGTGGTATTAATGATATGATGGCAAATGCATTGGGATTAACCTCACTCTCACCTCTTGAAGAAGTACACACTGAAAAATTAAGTAAACTTGTTGTTTTCGTACCAGAAGAAGCACATAACAATGTATTGAAGTCCATATTTGCTGCAGGTGCTGGATGGATAGGAGAATATAGTCATTGCAGTTTTAATATTAAAGGACAAGGTACATTTTTAGCCAATGAAAATACAGATCCTTATATTGGGGAAAAAGGCAAACTAACCAAAGCAACTGAAATCCGCATAGAGACCATTGTACCTCAGAATATTCAGAGAAAAGTAGTACAAGCAATGTTAAAAGCACATCCTTATGAAGAAGTTGCTTATGATATATATCCAATGGATTTAAAAGGGAAGTCCTTTGGTTTGGGAAGGGTTGGACGTTTGCCCGAGAAGAAAACCCTAGCTGATTTAGTAGCTACTGTAAAAGAAAATTTTAATGTACCAATGGTAAGAACTGTTGGAGATTTAAATAAACCTATAAGTAAAGTTGCTGTTTTAGGAGGATCAGGAAGTAGATACGTACAGCAAGCAAAATATGCTGGTGCAGATGTTTTAATTACAGGAGATATTGATTTTCATACTGCTCAAGATGCTTTAGCAGATGGGTTATCGATCATTGATCCTGGCCATCATGCAGAAAAAATAATGATTAAACATGTTTCTGATTATTTGCAAACAGAATTTTCTTCTAAAAAAATAGGAAGCAATGTAATTCAATCAACGACAAATACAGATCCATTTACATTTTTATAG
- a CDS encoding class I SAM-dependent methyltransferase — translation MVIISKRLKRIADKILPDSKLADIGSDHALLPTYLAQKNQIQLAIAGEVNKGPYEAAKKQVENSNLQHKIKVRLGNGLEVLDKEEVDTIVIAGMGGGLITNILNQPFDYTGVNRLVLQPNVAEDKVRRWCIENQWKLIEEDILEEDRKIYEILVAERSEEAYEFNQQIFANVMHRLDCNIQLTRKLKILMGPHLINRPTAVFIKKWNMEIAKREKVIEQLSQSNLEEAVQKKHEFSLEVEQLKEVLKCLQRDKQ, via the coding sequence ATGGTAATAATATCTAAAAGACTGAAAAGAATAGCAGATAAAATACTGCCCGATAGTAAATTGGCTGATATTGGTTCAGATCATGCTTTGTTACCGACTTACTTAGCACAGAAGAATCAAATACAATTGGCTATAGCGGGTGAGGTTAATAAAGGACCTTATGAAGCTGCAAAAAAACAAGTTGAAAACTCAAATTTACAACATAAGATTAAAGTAAGGTTAGGTAACGGATTAGAGGTATTAGATAAAGAGGAAGTAGATACAATTGTGATTGCAGGTATGGGTGGAGGATTGATTACAAATATCTTAAATCAGCCTTTTGATTATACCGGTGTAAATCGATTAGTTTTACAGCCTAATGTAGCAGAAGATAAGGTGAGGCGTTGGTGTATAGAAAATCAATGGAAATTAATTGAAGAAGACATTTTGGAAGAGGATCGTAAAATTTATGAAATTCTAGTTGCAGAGCGAAGTGAAGAAGCTTATGAATTTAATCAGCAAATTTTTGCCAATGTAATGCACAGGCTGGATTGTAATATTCAGCTTACTCGTAAATTAAAAATACTAATGGGACCACATTTAATAAACAGACCTACTGCTGTTTTTATAAAAAAATGGAATATGGAAATTGCAAAGAGAGAAAAGGTAATTGAACAATTATCACAATCAAATTTGGAAGAAGCAGTTCAAAAGAAACATGAATTTTCTTTAGAAGTTGAACAACTGAAGGAGGTACTGAAGTGTTTGCAAAGGGACAAACAATAA
- a CDS encoding YaiI/YqxD family protein, protein MNNTCIFVDADACPVKNEIFKLGKLFEIKIVMVASFDHSLKNEDGVENIQVDRSDQSADLYISNHITANDILVTHDFGLASICLGKGAKVVSPRGKFYSTHSIDFLLENRHESAKKRRNGQYGKGPKPFTKEDRNIFLQTMTNFLKDLQEI, encoded by the coding sequence ATTAATAATACTTGTATTTTTGTTGATGCTGATGCGTGTCCCGTGAAGAATGAAATTTTCAAACTCGGTAAGTTATTTGAAATCAAGATTGTGATGGTTGCTTCTTTTGATCATTCATTGAAAAATGAAGATGGTGTCGAGAACATTCAGGTTGATCGTTCTGATCAATCAGCAGACTTATACATTTCAAATCATATTACTGCGAATGATATTTTAGTCACACATGATTTTGGCTTAGCTTCTATCTGTTTAGGAAAAGGAGCTAAAGTTGTGTCACCTCGTGGTAAATTTTATTCTACTCATTCCATTGATTTTTTATTGGAGAACAGGCATGAAAGTGCTAAAAAGAGAAGAAATGGTCAATATGGCAAGGGACCAAAACCATTTACAAAAGAGGATCGGAACATTTTTCTACAAACAATGACAAATTTTTTAAAAGATTTGCAGGAGATTTAA
- a CDS encoding DUF4190 domain-containing protein: protein MDSERMDIGNRNERNQMNDNLSNDNVEPFDEEYAAEYAPFNVNRVQNEDIQSDVEEARDIGANTTLGIISLVFALASWFIYPLILGPAAAVFGFVAWYQGSRTLGGWSIALGVIAFLAYMVLPLYT from the coding sequence ATGGATTCAGAACGAATGGACATTGGGAATAGAAATGAACGAAATCAAATGAACGATAACTTATCTAATGATAATGTTGAACCCTTTGATGAGGAATATGCAGCAGAATATGCTCCTTTTAATGTAAATAGGGTACAGAATGAAGATATTCAATCTGATGTTGAAGAGGCAAGGGATATAGGTGCAAACACAACGTTAGGGATTATATCGCTTGTATTTGCACTTGCCTCTTGGTTTATTTATCCCTTGATTTTAGGTCCTGCTGCAGCTGTATTCGGTTTTGTTGCATGGTATCAAGGAAGTCGCACATTAGGTGGTTGGTCCATTGCACTAGGAGTTATTGCTTTTCTAGCTTATATGGTTTTACCTTTATACACTTAG
- a CDS encoding S8 family peptidase has protein sequence MKFVKIAFPVFILTVIGLLVFPISDQKNDENMRLQMNKSSEIKIKEELMNQDVSKTNELCRIQCTRHFTQAINNINKSTKDKKAILSKMKANHSNMVQVVWIDHTNSNKTIKIGSLSEELKNKVSPLISEGKKVLNGNKLFQSRTFEVGKEKYFVIAVPSQEGNSSLIGVIKQDFLNQVATEQRKNLRIVPYPSDKRYGIKSVDSDTLQDVKVDHPEENVGTSHYHLKEIVVKFKVKPSESDLKQIQTDIQATSMKKLGYTYVFSSSTLDAEQMMSYFNKWDVEYTEPHYLYMTNETIQSAENEPNDILYDPYQWNLPNIDTLNGWNLSKGSDQITVAVIDTGVDLNHPDLQGQLLEGANFVDEGSQPLDDVGHGTHVAGIISALVDNSEGIAGMSWYNKIIPIKVLDSTGAGSTYAVAQGVIWATDQGAKVINMSLGNYAETQFLHDAIKYAYDKDVVLIAATGNDNTNQPGYPAAYPEVIAVSATDELSIKAEFSNFGDYLDVMAPGVSIPSTYPDNQYAALSGTSMASPHVSALAAMIRSLNPQLKNVEVMEIIRNTAVDLGDAGKDNYYGFGLIHVVDALKNAGGNQTVQSKERKSWFQRLIESLNPNNNPSTVE, from the coding sequence ATGAAATTTGTTAAAATTGCGTTTCCTGTTTTCATCTTAACTGTTATTGGTTTACTAGTATTTCCAATTAGTGATCAGAAAAATGATGAAAATATGAGACTTCAAATGAATAAAAGTTCTGAAATAAAAATAAAAGAAGAGCTAATGAATCAAGATGTAAGTAAGACAAATGAGCTATGCCGCATTCAATGTACAAGGCATTTTACTCAAGCTATAAATAATATAAATAAAAGCACTAAAGATAAAAAAGCAATCTTATCTAAAATGAAAGCAAATCATTCCAATATGGTTCAAGTAGTTTGGATAGATCACACCAATTCAAATAAGACAATAAAAATAGGTAGTCTAAGTGAAGAATTGAAAAATAAGGTATCTCCATTAATTAGTGAGGGAAAAAAGGTTCTAAATGGAAATAAACTTTTTCAGTCTAGAACCTTTGAAGTTGGTAAAGAAAAATATTTTGTGATAGCAGTACCTTCCCAAGAAGGAAATTCTTCCTTAATTGGTGTGATTAAACAAGATTTTCTAAATCAAGTAGCTACAGAGCAACGGAAAAATTTAAGAATAGTTCCCTATCCAAGTGATAAAAGATATGGCATAAAATCTGTAGATTCTGATACACTTCAAGATGTAAAAGTAGATCATCCTGAAGAGAATGTGGGAACAAGCCATTATCATCTGAAAGAAATCGTAGTTAAATTCAAAGTTAAACCTTCAGAATCAGACTTAAAGCAAATTCAAACTGACATTCAAGCAACTTCGATGAAAAAATTAGGATATACTTATGTATTCAGCTCAAGTACTTTGGATGCAGAACAAATGATGAGTTATTTTAACAAATGGGATGTGGAATATACAGAACCACATTATTTATATATGACCAATGAAACAATTCAATCTGCTGAAAATGAGCCTAATGATATTTTATATGATCCTTACCAGTGGAACCTCCCTAATATTGATACTTTAAATGGCTGGAATTTAAGTAAAGGCAGTGATCAAATCACCGTAGCAGTTATAGATACTGGAGTAGATTTAAACCACCCTGATTTACAAGGCCAGCTATTAGAAGGGGCTAATTTCGTAGACGAAGGATCACAACCTTTAGATGATGTTGGGCACGGAACACATGTTGCAGGTATTATATCAGCCCTTGTAGATAACTCTGAAGGGATTGCAGGAATGAGCTGGTACAATAAAATAATCCCTATTAAAGTGCTTGATTCAACTGGAGCTGGCAGCACCTACGCAGTAGCTCAAGGTGTTATTTGGGCAACTGATCAAGGGGCTAAAGTAATTAATATGAGCTTAGGTAATTATGCTGAGACTCAGTTTCTACATGATGCAATAAAATATGCCTATGATAAAGATGTTGTATTGATTGCTGCAACAGGAAACGATAATACAAATCAACCAGGTTATCCGGCTGCATATCCTGAAGTGATTGCAGTATCAGCAACAGATGAATTATCAATTAAGGCTGAGTTTTCTAATTTTGGTGATTATTTAGATGTAATGGCACCAGGTGTCAGCATTCCAAGTACTTATCCTGACAACCAATATGCTGCATTATCCGGTACTTCAATGGCTAGTCCACATGTATCTGCATTAGCCGCAATGATTCGGTCACTAAATCCACAATTAAAAAATGTTGAGGTCATGGAAATCATTCGGAACACGGCTGTAGATCTAGGAGATGCTGGAAAAGATAATTATTATGGTTTTGGACTAATTCATGTTGTAGATGCTTTAAAAAATGCAGGTGGAAATCAAACGGTTCAATCAAAGGAGAGAAAATCATGGTTTCAAAGATTAATTGAATCACTAAACCCTAATAATAACCCCTCTACTGTAGAGTAA
- the rpoD gene encoding RNA polymerase sigma factor RpoD, translating into MTNDQRTQIDDTELSLDQVKEQLIDLGKKRSSLTYKVIMEKLSPFDQEPEQIDDFFEHLSELGIEIANESDENIPTAASGANQQDDFTLDDDLSLPPGIKINDPVRMYLKEIGRVPLLSAEEEVNLAIRIEQGDEEAKKRLAEANLRLVVSIAKRYVGRGMLFLDLIQEGNMGLIKAVEKFDHTKGYKFSTYATWWIRQAITRAIADQARTIRIPVHMVETINKLIRVSRQLLQDLGREPAPEEIAKEMELSTDKVREIMKIAQEPVSLETPIGEEDDSHLGDFIEDQEALAPSDAAAYELLKEQLEDVLDTLTEREENVLRLRFGLDDGRTRTLEEVGKVFGVTRERIRQIEAKALRKLRHPSRSKRLKDFLE; encoded by the coding sequence ATGACGAACGATCAACGAACTCAAATTGACGATACTGAATTAAGCTTGGATCAAGTGAAAGAACAGTTAATTGATTTGGGTAAAAAACGTTCATCACTTACTTATAAAGTTATTATGGAGAAATTATCTCCATTTGACCAAGAACCAGAACAAATTGATGATTTTTTCGAACATTTATCTGAACTAGGTATTGAAATTGCAAATGAATCAGATGAAAATATACCTACTGCTGCTTCAGGAGCAAATCAACAAGATGATTTTACGTTGGATGATGACTTATCATTACCACCAGGAATAAAAATTAATGATCCAGTTCGCATGTATTTAAAAGAAATCGGTCGTGTACCATTATTATCTGCGGAGGAAGAAGTAAATCTAGCTATTCGAATAGAACAAGGTGATGAGGAAGCTAAAAAAAGATTAGCAGAGGCAAACCTTCGACTTGTAGTTAGTATTGCTAAAAGATATGTAGGCCGTGGAATGTTATTCTTGGATTTAATTCAAGAAGGGAATATGGGTTTAATTAAAGCTGTTGAAAAATTTGATCATACAAAAGGTTATAAATTTAGTACTTATGCAACTTGGTGGATCCGTCAGGCGATAACTCGTGCAATTGCAGATCAAGCTAGAACGATTCGCATCCCTGTACATATGGTTGAAACCATTAATAAGTTAATACGTGTTTCTCGTCAATTACTGCAAGATTTAGGTCGTGAGCCTGCACCAGAAGAAATTGCAAAAGAGATGGAATTAAGTACAGATAAAGTACGTGAGATTATGAAAATTGCACAGGAGCCGGTTTCGTTAGAAACACCGATTGGGGAAGAGGATGATTCACACCTTGGTGATTTTATTGAAGATCAAGAAGCTTTAGCACCTTCTGATGCTGCAGCCTATGAATTACTGAAGGAGCAGTTAGAAGATGTTCTTGACACGTTAACAGAACGTGAAGAGAATGTATTACGCTTAAGATTTGGTCTGGATGATGGCCGAACTAGAACTCTAGAAGAAGTTGGAAAAGTATTTGGAGTTACTCGCGAACGTATTAGACAAATTGAAGCAAAAGCCTTAAGAAAGCTTAGACATCCAAGCCGAAGTAAAAGATTAAAGGATTTTCTAGAATAA